The window CCAACTACTAAGTTGAGCCCCTCCGTGTATTCTAGAACCTCCTCCTAGCCCCTACCAATAGGTAGTTCCCAGCATGTGCTCCACTGGGCAACACAGCGGGTGCTCTGGTGCTCACTGACACTATGGGCTGTGACTTACTGGGGCTCCAAATGTGTTCTTGGGGCCCAGGCAAGGTGGGAATCCTCCAGAACATGCTGCCATGCCTCCCCTCAGCTATGCTCTATGAGGCAGGTTGTTCACACACacgggaactgaggcacagaggggccCTCTAGCTCACCCAACATGGGAGGGCCCAGGAGAGGGCCAGGGCGGGACAGAGCCGCCCACCACACCCTGCTCCAGACACAAGTTCTGTGTCCTCCCCACTCCCAGCCTCACTCTTCCCTCTCAGCCTCATTTCTAAGAAAAAACTTCTGaatgggtttctgtttggggatggaaaagttctggtggtgggtggtggtgcTGCGGGCAAAACACTATCAATGcgattagcagcactgaattgtaGACAGGAAAgcagttaaaatggaaaatgttacaTTATgtacaacacaattaaaaaaaaaaaaaggaatatttgtgTCAAACAATTGTTTCAATATCCCAGCTCTTCATTCACTACCTGAGGGGCTTTGGAGCTACCTGAGTCTCTTTTGTTCATATATTAATGTGAATAAAAATCGCTTTGCTGCAAATAATGCACATCAAGCGCATGGGGCAGGCCCAGCACGTGACAACCATTTCACAACGGAGTGCCCTGTCCCCAGAGCCCCTGCCCCACGTCCTGCCCACCCCAGCCGGCCTCTTCTCCCCGCCATTTCCCACCTGGTGATCTGACATGGCAGTTTCTTGACCCTGTTGAGAAGAGTGTCTGCTGTCCCCCGGTGCAGGGGCTCTGGGCGAAGCAGGGCCACGCCCCGGCGGGAAGGACCCCCTCGGGACTCCTTTCTGAAGAAGGGAAAGACACAGAGAGGGTGGGGTCAGCAGTAAGCTGGGCATCCAGGAGCCAGAGGATGGTGGGGTCCAGGAATGAGGAGATGGCACTAGAAGGCAGGCGCTGGGGCCCAACCCAGGGGTGGGTGTGGAGACTCAGGGACAGGACACGGGAGGGATCATCTGGGACAGTTCCAAGGGGAGGAACAGTACAAAGGCACTGGGGCCTCACCGACTGCTGGGTTCTTCCCAGTGGAAGTCGACTGGCCAGCTCCTGAAGTCAAAGTTGTAGTTGGCGAGCTGCCTCTGGGGAgggcaaggagagagagaggaggagaggaagacgGGAGTTGAGAACTGGGGGGAGACCCGCCTACCCACCTTCCACACCATCGTAGTCCAGGGGACCGCCCCCTCGCCCCACACCACAGCGGGACCAAGTGGAGGTCACCATCCTCCTGTTCTCCCATGGGAAGCTCTGACGTGGCCAGAACAATCAGGCAAGAGAGGATATCCAACAGGTCTCAGGACTGGCCTGTGCGCCGTCTTTCAAGTGAGGAAACCAACACTCTTGGCTTTTCCTAAAATCTCAAACTGACCCACCCCTGGGAGAagtggctggagacagaggagatTCTGAAGGAGGGGGTGGCTTGGGGAGATCGATCATGCTCCCTTTCCTGCCTGCATCCTTTTGATGTCTTTGAGGCTCAGAAACCACCTCTCCAGGGGCCCAGACTGACTGCCCCAAGGCTCTGTGAGAGAGAAAGTAGGGAAGTCGTGCCCACAGTGGGCTCTTCTGTACTCAGGGTTCCCTCTCAGactatcccccacccccacggtTACCTCCCTTCCCTCAACTCCTGTAGCCCCGGGCCAGCGCTGCCACACAGACCATCTGTGCTTCCAGGCACCACACTGGGTCTTCGTGAGGGCAGCAGGAGCCCTGCCTCATGCTCCTGCCTTCCCACTCCCGCCCCTGGAGCTCCCAGCGCTCTATTTTGagggttgtttttattttctgccaggAAGATTTGACAGTTTCAAAAATAACTTGACTAGGAGAGAACAACAGAAAAATTGCACCAAAATTTAAATGGCAAAACAGAACAGAATGAGGAAAAGCATAGTTTAAGCAGGTTTTGCAGATCTGAATTTGAATCCAGACTCAGCCACTTCCTTGCTCTGTGACTCTGGATAGGTCGTAACCTCTTTCTGCCTGTTTCctcagatgaatgaataaaggcAGTAAGGCCACCTCACGCCACCCCTGGAAGGATCATAAAGAGTGTGTGCAGACGGCCCCAGATGGCAGCGTGGCATGGAGCATCGTCACACAGCTCCATAAACGGTGGCGTGGAGTCACAAGTAACAGGCAGATGGTGATCACATATGTTTGATCTTAGAGGCCCTTTCATGACAGGAAAAGGCTTTATGGGGCCCCAAAGCCCTTTCTCAAAGACAATCATACTCCAGCCCCAGCTGGGCTGGCACAACTCCAAGGACATTGTGTCTAGGCTTTTCTTCCCACCGGTGCCTCGCTGCGCTCCCAGGCACAGGAGTGGACATACCTGTCCATCCTGGCCCACCCATGAACAAATCGAGCATGGTGTTCAGTTCACAGAGCAGAAGTAAACAAATGTCTCCAGAACTGAATTATGCAATAGAGAGAAAACTCCCGTCCAAGAGCTATTCCGTTCTACATTCAAACGATTCTTGCAGATGCAGGGCTATTCTGTTCTACATTCAAATGATTCTTGCAGATGCAGGGCGGATGGGCAGAGGACTGCTCCAGCAGAATATGCCATTAGAAGTGGAAAAAATTCTCAGGTGGATAGTTCACTTATGGAAGGGAGAAGGGGTGCAGCAATGTGCAAGCAAACACCCTGGGTGGTGGGTGGCAAAACACGCCTCCTTCTCCTGGCAGAGCTGGTGCCCAGTGCTCTGGGAAGCGGCTGAGAAAGCTGCCGCCCGGGCACATGCTGGGCACCTTCCCTAGGGCCTCTCACCTTGTTTTCGGCAGACTGGTTCCTATGTGTTGCTTCCAAGATGGTGATGAACTGCAGGTACTGGGGGTTGGTCCAGCGGCCAATGCCTGGTAGGAGGGAGGAAACAGTGCTAGGAAAACTAGGACGCAGTATGGCTGGGTTTTAGGAAGAGACGTGGGGGTGGGCaaagagaagtgagagaaaaaGGACTTGAGGGCCTGGGATCTGGGGAAACAGGAGACCCTTTTCATCTACATCCAGGAACTGTTCCACAGGATTCCTCCCCTTCTATCttcttcagtttgttttttttttagaccaCCCTCCAACCTTCCAGCTTCCAGAATGTTCACTCTCCCCAGCTTATATTGTCACACAACCTGACTATTCTTCGTTAatactggatttttctttttgctgccaCCTTCTCTGATGTGTGCTTTCTGTCTCTTCCATCCATTCCACTGCTCCATAAGCCCCTGAAATGAGGCGTCACAGCCTTTCACTCTTGCCCTATAATTACTTCCTTGATGAATCCATGTCCCCTCCCTCGGTCCTCATTCTCTTCCACTGGGCCACTCAacactctttctgtcttttcaagTTTCCTCCTCTTCTGCCCCTGGGGCCCATCCTGGGCCTCCTTCCACCGCCTGGTCTCCTTGTCCCTCCCCTACCACCTTTCTACTTGCCTCTCTGAATCGGGGACAATTCTCAATGCTgaactctttttctctctccacctGCCCCTCCCTGACCCAGTCCACCTTCCGTTCATGCTGAGGAGTctcaaatcctaacttctctccTTCCTTACCCCACCAGGGCATcacgtgccaggcactgttctacacacagacaaaaggcagaaaacaagaCACCCAAGGGCTGTGCCCTCTCAGAGATGGCATCTTGGCTGGGGTGGCGGGGGGTGGCAGGTACAGTGGAGGAGTGAAACGGGGCTGAGAAGAGACAATAAACAAGTATCACAAAAGGATAGTgctataaaaaaaatgaaaccagtgcaaatgagaactctgccttgTCCAGGGAAGAGCCCCAAAGCAACTCTACGCTGCAGAATGACTTGTATGAATTGATGCCATTTATGCCAAAAtgcaaaacacaaaaaataatgCTATATATTGTTTACAGTCTCAGCACATTTGATAGATTGTAAACCACTTTTTTCACCTTCAAAAACTCTGAAATCGGGATGTTTTACAATTGATGGCAGCTTACATTGAATGAAATGAAGTTTACATTCATTTCTATGGACCAGAAAAAAAACCTCTCCAGGTAGCACTGCCAAGAGGAACATGGCACTGAGAAGGGAGCCAAAGAGGATACCAACCCCAGCAGTActgcttttgttcttttaatgATAAACGGTATTTGAAGTAAATATTACAAAACATTAGCCTTTTAATTCTTCTTGATGCTTTTGTTCTCTggacttttctgtgtatatatatttttttctaaattgaaaatgaaggaaatttaaatataagaCAACACTAAGATAAAATAGattcctgaaattaaaaacatgaaaatgtttagtaacataggacATTATTATAGCAAAGCTGATATCTATAATAACTTTCTGCTTGATATTCTGAGAACGTACatagttttgatagctaatcaaacACTATTTAAGATAgtgcttaatatttagaatttaagaaactctgatatctatatctgtagattttttttcttgcttgctttaatttcaaattggtttatgaaacactgtacaaacacaggctttaccaCGATTGCTGAGATATTTTAATTagatatgcctatggataagctaactaagatacctATTTTTGGTAGTTAAGATTCTCTTATGTTaactgtaaaaacatttgtatctttatattttcctgaaattaaaaacttgaaaatgagaaaaaaaaaaaaaagacaaaactgagTAGTGGGAGCTACTTTCAGATGGagtagtcagggaaggcttctctgaggaggaAGGCCAGCCTCTGGACCGGACCCAACTGCAGCTATCCAGCCCCCACCTTCTCTAAGCAACCCCCTCACCGGGCTCTCATATGCATACACCAGAGTCCAATGATATGTTTtgtctctttattatttcttttaacggtgagatataacatacatatgtaaaacatacatttggtttaaaaaattcaaagtaaTCATTCATGGACTACCACTCAGATCAAGAGTGAAAACAAAGACACCTCCACCTGAGGAGACCGCCCCCCTCATCCTATACCCTCCACCTGTGCCCCCTCACCTCAATCACTCTTCTGACTTTCAAGATAACCACACCCTTGAATTCCTTTAGTGCCTTGCTACTTGCATTTGTGCCccttttgaactttatataaatggaaacatactgaataaattattttgtggCCAGCTCCTTTCCAAACATGTTTGTGAAATTTGTGTGCTTTGGCAGATGCggctttattttgttcatttgcattgCTGCACGGTGTTCTGAAGTGTGACCATACCACATTATCCGACTATTCATGGCCATAAGAATTGTTCTAGTTTAAGGTTATTACCAACGATGCCATATGCTATATTCTCAGACGTACATATTTTTCATACATGCGCAGGAGTTtctctagtgtgtgtgtgtatatacatacatatatatatatatatatatatatataacacagggGTGGAAATATTGGGTTGTAGGGCAAAGCATCTTTTCTAAACAATGGCAAATTTTTCTGTTATCTCTTCATATATGCAACTAACGCCTTTTAAGGAAAAGATCACGCCTTAGACCATTCTCAGCTATCCCCCTCACAGCCTAGCACCAAACTGTATTTGCTgaaggtacttaataaatattcatcCAATCATAGGCAGATCCAAACCTGGCTTCCCCTCCACCTACCTCGGAGGCAGGCCACTCCTGCCAGCAGTAGCAGCAATGTTCCAGCATAGTGAGAGAAGGGTACCACTTTGGACAAACTCAAGTAACCTGGAAAGGGAATGGGACCATGTGAGAAGCTCTCCACAGTCCCCAGGCTCCTCCCTCATTCAGCCTCAACCTCCCCTGAGGCTCTCTCTTTGGGACAGCCACACCCTCAGGGGAAGAAGCCTGCTAGAAAAGGGCAGCTAAGCCATGCTCACAGGCTTATCCTCTTTAGGGGGCCAGCACATCTGCCAAAAAACCTGCCCATTTCCTTCCCCATCACCTCTGAAACCACACTGACCTTTTCTGTACAAGTAGAAGAAGGCGAAGGGAGAGGAGTAATAAGAGATGGACCAGAAGACTGAAGCCTGCAGCAGAGAGACCAGGGAAGGCAAGCAATACATCAACACGCGTACACATGGATAAGCACGTGcgtacacacacatgtacactgATCTGCCATTGCCAGGCCTAGGCTCTGATCAAGGTTGTGGGTAAACTGAGGAATACTCATAGTAGGTACCTGTTCTGTGCATGACATCATCATCTGTAGGTATTTGATATTTGTTGAAAGGCAGTGTGTCAGAGCATAACAGAGGCTGGCAAAACCAGGTACAGGTTCAATTTTCTTCCCCAGGTTGTCACTGGCATAATTTCATCACATTTAAAGGCCAATCTCTCCTTCTACTCAAATTAATCAAGCTTTCTCAATTGGCCCTGCTCAGGACAGCCCTTGGCCTCGTCCCCAAAAGGTGCACAAATGTCACCATAGGAACCTTGCCAGAGGGAACAGCTGTCTGTGCAACTAAAGAAATTAGTTACCAGGGAGGACAGGTCACTGGGGACTGCAGAACTTAGCACCTGTAGATGGTCCCAAGAGTAAATACGCTTACCTTATGATTCAGGCTACCCCAGAGAAAGTAATGCTAAATACCAAAGGGGAGCGTCAAACATGCTCATTTGACAGTGTATAGTGTATGTGTTGGAGAGGTCTGCTGCAGAGCCCAGAGCACCCCCACCCTTGAGGGCCACTGCCTTCTTCTAGGCTGAGAAGCATGTTCAAGAGGGCAGGTGGGTCTGAAAAAAAGCAAGAGAGTCCCGGATGCCAGGGCCAACATACCAGTGCCAGGATGCTGTCAGCATGTTTCTCCAGGGCACGGGGCTGATAGTAGGTATCCTGCCAAAACAGATGGGCTAGTTAAGGACCCTACCCATTGACAGTGCTTCCGCATCCCTTTCAGAAGCCCAGGTGTGTGTCCTCTGGTTCTGGCCTCCAAGACTCTCTCTGCTACTGCAAAGTCCCTTGTCTGGCACCCTCAAGTCCctctttcccacccccaccctgaggcTGATTTCTCACCCAGAACAAGTGCAGAGAAATGGatttggaagaaaaatgaaagcagcaTAGGATGACCTTTTCCCTTTCCACAACCCAGTTTCAAATGGGTTGTGAACATGTGCATTCAGGGAAGAGGGattaaagaacaaaggaaagacaCCATAACCACTTTAAGGGGGAAAGAGCATGAGAAATAAGAGCAGGTTGATCAGGGAAGAGACAAATCATGGGAAGAATTACTGGAGCGGGTAGTTTGTAGGGGCTAGTAAACATAATTTGGGACTACCGATAAAGGAAGAGAACATTTAGGGATTCACTCTACCACCATGCCCACGCCTCAGCTTTCTTGAGTGCAGAGGTCTCCAGGCTAGACCggagaggggggagggaagggaggggcgAGGAACCGATACACGATACGTTGAAGAAGTCATTTTGAAATTCAAGGCCAGCCTAAGAGAAGATAAACTGGAGCCGGGCGAGTCACCAGAAGGCACGGAGGAAGCAGAAACTGGGAGTTTTACAGCAAAATCCACCAGCTCCCCAATCTTCCAGGGTTTAGGGAATCAATCTGGATGGACATGAACCACAACAGACAGGGTAGAGGGCCGCGGAGAGGAAAAAGCAAGAAGTGTAAGTCGGAACGAGAAAGCGGTGCCCAAAGAGCAATAAAGAAGGCAGGCGGCCACTCCACAGACGTGATTTTAACCCAGGAAGCACAAAGAGGGAGACTCTGCGGACAAATGGCTTGACAAACAAGCTCCCCCTATTTCCGATAATGGGCCCGTCTAAGTAGCAAAGGCCGCAAGGGGGGTTGGAGCGTACCATGGTTTTGATAGGGGGGTAACTCGACTCACCCAGGAGCTGGGAGAGGGGGTGGTGACTGAAGTTGGAGGCTCAGGGACGGCGGACGGGGCCCTTTCAGAGTCCCTCTCCCGGTAGATTTTGTAGAGCCGGGGGCCTAGGACGCAGCTCAGCAGCTTCGCCATAGCCCAGGCCCCGGCCGCTGCTCTCCCCGCAGCAGGTCCCCTGCTAGCCCCGCCCTCCCCGAGCCGCTGAGGTGAAGCGTGCCCTTGACGTCGTCGCGTACTGGCTCCGCCTCGTGGCGAATCGAGACATTTTCAGCGAATCGAGGCGTTTTCCGCTCTCTTGAGAAAAGTTTCGCGCAGTCCAACCTACGGATTCAACCGTGGTCAGAAATTAGTTGGAGGCGTTGGCACGCGGGAAGTTAGTCATTTTCAGGcataataaaatcttttttcaGTCCCTTAATACCTGCCAAACTTTCGAACGAGAGTGAAAAGGAGGGGTTAGGTATAGGAGCGCTTGACAAGAGCGATAGAAAAGATAAGGCATCTagaaataaatgttataaaagaaatgcaagattTTATGAGGAAAACTGTAAACAGTTACCGAAAGAAGTTAAAGAAGCCTTGAATAAATTAAGAGCTATACCATGGTGGTGCCTAGAAAGACTCAGCATTGTAAAGAGGTGTGGAATAGTCGTCAAAAGACGTGAATGAATGATGGCCCATAAGCATGGACAATCTCAAAaccataatgttgagtgaaaaaaataaaatcatagaaaaCATACAACACGCCACTATTGTATAggattaaaaacacaaaatttaatGATGAAGCAAAGGATAAAAAGCAAATTTAACATTGTGGTTAAAACAGTACAGAAGATCTTTGAAATGGTAATGTTCTTAGTAGATATACAGATTTGTTTTTCCTTGGTATCTTACACCTACATAATATATCTTCTCTTCAGCTTTTTATTGGAgtaaacacatatacaaaaaaaagtgcgTCCATTGAATATATCCATGTACCGGCACCCAGATGAGCAACAGATCATTAAAAACTCGCTACCAGTCACTCCCACCCCCCAAGGGAACCACTATCCTCCCTTCCAACCCCAGAGAttagtttttgcttatttttgtactttatataaatggaagcatacaGTACACACTCCTTATATCAGGTTTCTTTGCCGCTCATGTCTGTGAGATTCAACCTTGTAGCGAGTGGTTGCAGTTAGTTTATTCTCATTACTGTCAAGCCTTCCATTTTGTGactataccacagtttatttaccCATTATATGGTTGTGTATCCTATATagccttttttttcttgtgctaacttatatacaacacaaaatttccgaTTTTAACCACTTCCTAAACAGTACAGTCTTCTGCATGTGTGGAATATTTCATCAACCAGGGAAAGTCATTCCAAATCATTTACAGAGCGCCAGCTGAACACTCAGCCCTGTTCTGGGTCCAGTGGACGTGAAGACTCGACATCTCCTGTCATGGCTGGTTTCTCTTAGTGGTGGAAGAGAGACCACAGAATGTACTTCTAGACTGATGGGCGGCAGACAGAGTCTTTGAGCTGAGTCCCTTAGCCGAGGCCATCTGTGGAGTGGCCTTAGCTGggttctcctcctcttctcccgTAGGAGACAGAAGCCGTGGTCACTTTTCCCTCAGAGGACACGCAACTGTGCTTTATCTCTCCAGCATTCCCATCCCCATCCAAGACCCACGTCACTTCAGACCAGGGAATGTGGGTCTTTATCTGGGCTCTGTTTCCTCCTTGAGAATACCACGTCCCGGGACATGAGAACTTGGTCAGCTGTCCCCATGGTGGTCGTATTCCTTCTGTTCCTGTGCGGGGCCCCTCAGGCTGCTGCAGGTaaggggcaggaggtggggggtTCTTCAGCTATTTGAAGTTTTGGGGAAGGGACACTGCTCTATTTCCTTAGTGGCCGTAGGGAGGCATCTGACTCAAGAATGTAAGTTTACCCCAACTAGCCTTCCACTGCCTCTAATATTAGGGAAGCCCTAAAAACAGTGAGGCACATGGCCATGCActgtttcctttagaaaataagaaatggatGACTAAATGCTTCCAGCAAAGGAGAAATGAGAGGAAGAGACAATGGGTATTTACAAACTATTCCATTGTTTTCCTCTAGCCTTCAGAACCCTTAATGGCTGGGGTGAGGGAAGGAAtgccctatcttttcttttctctctacctCTCTTTTTTTGTAGCTGTCACTTGAGAAATGTGGTCACCACCCAGGCCAGTGTTGGGAACCCCATCAGGGCAGTAGACTAGGGGTTGGAGGTCAACTGGGAGGTTGTTGGTTTGGCAGAGGTCTCTGAATTCTCACAACACCCTCCCCACAGATAACCTGCAGGTCATCTATGTGGCCTTAGGGGAGGCCGTGGAGCTGCCTTGTCCCTCACCACCCACCTTGCATGGGGACGAACTACTGTCCTGGTTCCACAGTCCTGCAGCAGGCTCCTCTACTACCCTTGTGACCCAAGTTCAAGTTGCCAGACCAGCCGCAGACCCTGGGAAGCCTGGAAGAGAATCCAGGCCCAAGCTGCTGGGGAACCACTCTCTGCGGCTGGAGGAGTCCAAGGAAGGAGACGCCGGGCGGTACTGGTGTGCCGTGCTGGGTCAGCACCACAAGTACCAGAACTGGAGAGTGTACGACGTCTCTGTGCTCAGAGGTGAATGGGGCTTACAGATCAGGGATAAGTGGGGTCTAGGGAGGCACAGGCCAAAAACTGAGGGGGTCACTTCTCACCCCACAGGCACCCAGTTTTCTGCAAGGGCTGGAAACGGATCCCTCTGCTCTTTCCTCCTGTGCTCTGTGGTCCCAGCCAGACGCCTGGACTCAGTGACCTGGCAGGAGGGAAGGGGGCGTGTGAAGGGCCGGATACAGTCCTTCTGGAATGAGGGGGCTGCCCTGCTTTTGGTGTGTCCTGGGGAGGGGCTTCCTGAGCCCAGAAGCCGTAGACCAAGAATCATCCGCTGCCTCTTGCCCCAGAACAAAGCAGTAGTCAGCTTTAACCTAGCAGGTAAACTGAGGAAGGAAATGGGAAAGATGGGTTGCCTCTTGTATATCCTACACCTGCTTGCTAGGGGAGGAGCCAAATCCATCCTTGGCCAGGTCAGAGGGGGTG is drawn from Tamandua tetradactyla isolate mTamTet1 chromosome 5, mTamTet1.pri, whole genome shotgun sequence and contains these coding sequences:
- the LOC143684397 gene encoding lymphocyte antigen 6 complex locus protein G6f-like isoform X2; its protein translation is MRTWSAVPMVVVFLLFLCGAPQAAADNLQVIYVALGEAVELPCPSPPTLHGDELLSWFHSPAAGSSTTLVTQVQVARPAADPGKPGRESRPKLLGNHSLRLEESKEGDAGRYWCAVLGQHHKYQNWRVYDVSVLRGTQFSARAGNGSLCSFLLCSVVPARRLDSVTWQEGRGRVKGRIQSFWNEGAALLLVCPGEGLPEPRSRRPRIIRCLLPQNKAVVSFNLAASVGASPSVCAPATGWDVPWVLMLLLAAGQGFAILILGIMLWRRRVQGVQRRGNRMRCYDCGPNSSCKEMVTTCSEGKRCGFLERRPHSGPGKIKLAGNPSGTLTHHHPACVMAHDCSRVETELVGDETYTTHRDCCFGDLCNSAVASSVAPAVILAAAAPALAWLLPGLWGG